In Cloacibacillus sp., one DNA window encodes the following:
- a CDS encoding FAD-linked oxidase C-terminal domain-containing protein: protein MMTAKFDFARVTQTTVRDLVEIFGPSGVSVDREKVTAYSKDEVALHLWDKEYTADVVCFAENTEQISDFMRYANDKKIPVTPRGAGTGLSGGAVPAFCGIELSLECMNKILEFDMENLTITVEPGVVTAEINKAAADHGLLYAGDPCSGDASFIGGNVAENAGGNKVVKYGPTGNHVLGMEVVLPDGSVTWFGGKRRKDVTGYDFVHLMVGSEGTLGIVTKIILRLLPSSSFVVDLLVPFADVKSAIKAVPAIMTEGKSIPSSIEFIDKQSMLLTEEYLRTKFPFSNEADAHLILQYEGNERERLADEIEKIGDICLKQGALEVFVADNRTVKDKLWKGRKSVAEAVWAHAPIQVSNEDVVIPASAVADFMRELDDICHGAGVKYAAYGHLGDGNMHVTLYLEGETPGWREIIGGVRQKLYTIVIKLEGTLTGEHGVGLKRAAYISQFLDDAQIDLIRRVKLAFDPNNILNPGKIVPWE from the coding sequence ATGATGACTGCCAAATTTGATTTTGCGCGTGTTACTCAGACAACGGTACGCGATCTAGTTGAAATTTTTGGTCCATCAGGAGTGTCTGTAGATAGGGAAAAGGTTACGGCATATTCAAAGGATGAAGTTGCGCTACATTTGTGGGATAAAGAATATACTGCTGATGTGGTATGTTTTGCCGAAAATACGGAACAGATATCTGATTTTATGAGGTATGCGAATGATAAAAAGATTCCTGTTACTCCGAGAGGGGCTGGTACAGGATTATCAGGGGGTGCTGTGCCCGCATTTTGTGGCATAGAACTTTCTTTGGAATGCATGAATAAAATATTGGAGTTCGATATGGAGAACCTGACGATTACCGTTGAACCAGGAGTAGTTACTGCTGAGATAAACAAAGCAGCTGCCGACCATGGTCTGCTCTATGCCGGTGACCCGTGCAGCGGTGATGCCTCTTTTATCGGTGGTAACGTGGCGGAAAATGCCGGCGGCAATAAGGTTGTAAAGTATGGTCCAACAGGTAATCATGTACTAGGTATGGAAGTTGTGTTGCCGGACGGTTCCGTTACATGGTTTGGGGGCAAAAGAAGAAAAGATGTGACAGGATATGATTTCGTTCATCTGATGGTAGGGTCGGAGGGTACCCTTGGGATTGTTACAAAGATAATACTTAGACTTTTGCCCAGCTCATCTTTTGTTGTAGACCTTTTGGTCCCTTTTGCAGATGTCAAGAGCGCAATAAAAGCGGTCCCTGCGATAATGACAGAGGGCAAGAGTATCCCCAGTTCTATAGAATTTATCGATAAGCAGTCGATGTTGCTTACAGAGGAATATCTACGGACAAAATTTCCATTTTCGAACGAAGCTGATGCGCATTTGATATTACAGTATGAGGGAAATGAAAGAGAGCGTCTTGCTGATGAAATTGAGAAAATAGGGGATATATGTCTAAAGCAGGGGGCTTTGGAGGTATTCGTTGCGGATAACAGAACGGTGAAGGATAAGCTGTGGAAAGGGCGTAAAAGTGTTGCTGAAGCTGTATGGGCACATGCTCCAATTCAGGTGTCAAATGAGGATGTCGTCATTCCTGCAAGCGCTGTTGCAGATTTTATGCGGGAGTTGGATGACATATGTCACGGTGCGGGTGTGAAATATGCTGCTTATGGTCATCTTGGCGACGGTAATATGCATGTAACGTTATATCTGGAGGGGGAAACCCCTGGATGGCGCGAGATTATTGGGGGCGTGCGGCAAAAGCTCTACACGATTGTTATAAAGCTTGAGGGGACGCTCACGGGAGAACATGGCGTGGGGTTGAAGCGTGCCGCGTATATTTCGCAATTTCTTGATGATGCTCAAATAGATTTGATACGCAGGGTAAAACTTGCCTTCGATCCAAACAATATACTCAATCCCGGTAAAATTGTTCCCTGGGAATAG